Below is a genomic region from Pyrococcus kukulkanii.
CTTTGGCTTGGAGCACTGCCCAAATCCGAAGTGCGTTATGCACTTCTCGAACTCGATCATAGATACCGATATTAAGTCCTGGATGTACTGCGAAAGCTGTTTAAGGAAGTTGGAAGAGAGGATATCGAGGAGCCATGTACGAAGTGGAACTTAAGGGGTATGCAACCGATGAGATATTTGAGAGGGTGAGAGAGAAGTTCGAGTTTATGCGTAAGGAGATCCATGAGGACATCTACTACCAGCATCCCTGTAGAGACTTTTCAAAGACTGATGAGGCTTTGAGAATTAGGATAAAACGGTTTAACGGACACTTTGAAGCTTTTCTCACATATAAAGGCCCGAAAATAGATCCAAGATCTAAGACAAGGCTGGAGATTGAAGTTGAGATTGACGATGTCGATAAGTACTCCCAGCTCCTTGAGGCTCTCGGTTTTAAGGAAGTCCTTACAATAGTGAAGACTAGGGAAAAATATTACGTTGATAAGGGCGTTACAATAACCTTGGACGAGGTTGAAGGGCTCGGTAAGTTCATTGAAATTGAAACCTTGGTGAAGGAAAAAGAAGAGATCCCAGGAGCTGTTGAAAGGCTGGAGAGAATACTCAAGGAGCTTGGTGTTGAAAGGTTTGAGAGGAGATCATATCTTGAGCTCTTGTTAGAAACCTCTCAAATATCTCAACGTACTTGAAGCCGTCATCGGGGAATATTAGAACCGTCGTCCCTTCAGGTTTTACTTTTTCGTAGGTAGCAACGACCGCCCCGAGCTCATTCCTATTAACGAGCAATCACTCCGTGCGATCTTGACAACTCCTTTAAATGCTTCCTCTTCTGTAATTTCAACTACTTCATCGACTTTAACCTTGAAGAACCACTTTGGTTTCGTTTCAAGTCTTTTTGTCCCAGGAATAGTGCTCCCTTGGACTGGGACAACGCCAATGATTATGGTTCCATACTTTTCCTTCAGGTACTTTGCTATTCCCGCTATATGTCTCGAGGTTCCGCCCAGCTCACTTTTTTGTATGTATGATCCGAATTCAAGGCCAAATACCGAAGACAAATCGGTCATTGCTATGCCAACATTTCCAGAGGTAGCCTCATAGTGCTTCCTCGTACCGTTGAAGTTTTCCTCCTTAAAGGCCTCCATTATCATGCTATAAACTGCTCTGTCCTTTATGCTCCTGCTAAAGTTAAAAGGACTTTAGCTTGACGAAAGACACCTAATCAAGCTTAGCTTAACGAGGGGGTTGGTCTGTACTTTTCATATAGCTCCCTCGTGCTTGAAAAAACACGTTCATGTTATCACTAAGCGGTGTACGTAACTCTGGGGATTAAGCCCTATGATTTCGGCAATTCTTCCGATAGCATTGCGAATCCTAGACTAATTACTCCCATTGCAATTATTGGAGCTATTATCCACCACCAGTAGCCCCCATAAAGGGCTCCCTCATTCATAGCCTCAATTATATAGGTTCCCCAGTTTATCCCAGGAGAAAGACCAAAGAACCCAAATATTGAGACCAGGGCTATCGTTCGAGGAACTAGAAACGTCACGTGTCTTATAGAAAATTCTAAAATCTTGGGCATAATATGCTTTTTAAGTACCCACGTCTCTCCCCCGCCAATTGCTATGCTGGCCCTCACGTACTCCATTGCTCTCTCTTTCAGGGAGATCATCCTGACCGTCTTGGCGAATTTTCCAAATGTGAGCAACGAAAATATCACGGAAAACTCTAGAGTGGATACACGAACATTATATCCGACTCCTTGGGTCGCAATCAGCCACGTGAGGATAAGGAGAAAAGGAAAGACAGGTAAGGCCGTCAACACCTCTAACATCCAGTTTATTATTTCTGAGTACATTGAGGCTATTCCAACGGTAATCCCCAGGAGGAGAGTCAACCCAACAACTAAAGCCGTAAGGATCAACGTGTTATTCATCCCGAGGATGAACCCCACCCACATATCTCTGCCAAATCTGTCCGTCCCTAGGAATCCGTAACAATTTCCCAGAACTTTAACTTTTTCAGCACCGCTCACTATGAAGATGTACCTCCCATTCAGCACGTCTAGGTCTGGAATCTTAGAGAATAGTAAGAAAGTTGATGATTTTAGCATGGCCTTCTCTATGGGTATATGGAGTTGGGAGATTGTTGCCTCCCTCATGTCCGAATTTAGAGAAATAACGTTGTTCCTAACTTTTCCTTTGAATATTACAATCCTTCCATCGGGCCTTATTACCTTTATCTCGACGATCCTTGTTCCATCGTGAATGTAAAACAGGATATCATTCGGCCGATCCCTAAACCTGTGCTCGTAAACAAATGTTCCATTGAAAACTTCAGCTTCGATAGTGGGTGTCTTCTTGTAGAGGGGGCATAGCCATGTTGGATAAGCTAATTTTGGATTATTAACCCAATAATTCGCATTATTCCAATTGTCTAAGTCTTCTCTGCTTACAGTAAAGTTAGCTAAGAGTGCGAAGATAACGAAGCACAGTATTAGCACCATGCCGATTTTACCTTTCATTGGTGCTCACCCTGGGGTCTAGGATTCCTTTTATCACCTCTATCCCCATGGAGAACGCCATGAAGAGGAGAATCATGATAAACGTGACTACGAAAAATAGATGGTAATTAAACTGGACGACAATACCATAGGGAGGATCTATCTCTCGGATAAAACTCCACTTTAAAAGAGAACCTAAGCCTCCCAACCCAAAAAGAACATCTACTGCTATGAAATCGATAAAGATATCTGAAAATTTCTGGAAGGTGATAGAGGAGAGTGCTATTGATATATTCTTAAGGACGTGCCTCCATAAGATGATATTCTCTGGTACCCCCTTAGCCTTTTCGGCATTTATGTAGGGCTGCTTCAATTCCTTTATAGATTCGTGGGATACATAGCTGGCAATTTCCCAAGCGTGGATGAATACTAGGACTAGAATTGCAAAGATATAGTATGAGGGAGATATTTTCGCATTTCCGAGTGGAATTAAATTCAATTTCACTGCTAGGATTATTATAAAAATCGTTCCAAGCCACCAGGAAGGGATGCCAACGAAAAATCTCGAAATAATATCAATGCTCTTGCTCCCCCTAAATTTAAGCCCAATATAAACGCCTGAGAGGACAATTAGAATTAGGGAAATGCTGATTATAATGATCGTGACCTTGACTGCTTCTCCTATGTTCAGGTTTGGAGTGTTATGGAGGTACTCTCTGCTCTTCTTTAACATCCCTATTCCAATTGACAGCACGTTATCGCTTTTTGAGACTCTGGAAAGGATAAGCCTATAATAATACTCTTCAACAGAGATCCCCATTTTGGTAGCGTTTTCTTTGAGGGTATTGTAGAATTCTGGATTTGTTGCCTTGATATAGCCGAGGGCCTCGCTAGCGTAATTTTTTGCTAACTTTGCTCCGGCAGCTCCGGCGATTATTATTGTCACTAGCACTGCCACGAGATATATTCCCATGATTTTACTCAGTCCTCTCCAGGGAACTTTCATACAGGATCCTCCTGATTTCGTTTATTTTAAGTACAGCCTTATCGCTAAGCCCTCTCTTCTTAAGTTCATACCCTATTTTAACCCGACTGGGCACCCTCACGCCAATCCTCTCAAGAGCCTCAACGTCCTCAAAAATCTCTTCGGGTTTACCCTCCATTACCACCATACCTTTCTCAAACACGAATATTCTGTCTGCATTCTCTAGTAAGAACTCTGGATTGTGCTCAACGAGCACTATCGTCATTTTTTCTTCTTTATTGAGTAAATTAACTAGGCTTAACACACTTCTTTTTCCCCCTGGGTCGAGTTGCGAAGTAGGTTCATCAAGAACTAGAACCTTAGGTTTCATCACCAAAACACTTGCAATCGCAAGCCTCTGCTTTTCCCCACCGCTTAGATTTGGGGGGAACTCTTCCCTTTTGTTCCATAACCCAACGAGCTTAAGAGCCCACCTTATTCTTCTCCACATTTCTTCCCTCTCAATTCCAAGATTTTCCAAGGCGAAAGCTACCTCCTCAAGGACGGTCATGTTGAATATCTGGGAATCGGGATTCTGAAAAACCAAGCCTACCTTTGTCGATAATTCTGCAACTGAATGCTCCCGAGTATTCATTCCGTCGACAATAACGTTTCCCTCGAATTCTCCCTGGATTGAGTGAGGAATTATGCCATTTAAAGTTAAACAAAACGTTGATTTACCACTCCCACTACTTCCAATGATTCCAATGAATTCTCCATCTTTTATCGAGAGTGTTATATCCCGTAGGGAATATTTTGGAGACCCTCGATATCTAAAGCTTACATTTTCCACTTCAATGATGTTCACTTCTCCGCCCTCCTGGGAAGCATCATCGCAACACCTACCAGGAACACTAAGGTTGGGAATATCTCAAGCCTTCCTATCCACATTAAAAGTGTTAGCACGATTTTCACATCAGGGGGGAGTCCTGGCGATGTTATCCCAACACTCAATCCAACGTTTCCTATCGCTGAGGCGCTCTCGAACAAAGCATCGGCAAACTTAGCACCAAGTCTGAGCATCATGTACATGGCTCCTGTAAGTAAGAACGCAAAATATGTCATTGTAAAGCCAAGAACCTCCTGAATTTCCTCCTCTGAAAATTCATAGTTTGCAACTTTCTTTCTTATTACAGCACCTTTTGGCAATATCGCTTGTTCTATCGTCCACTTGAGGCTTTCAAATGTTAGGGCAACCCTTATCAGCTTTATTCCACCCGCCGTACTTCCGGCACTTCCCCCTATAACCATTAAAAGCGACAACAGAACTTTGTCAGCTTCTGGATACTTAGAGAGGTCGGAGATTCCAAATCCTGTACATGTAATTGCGGAGACTGCATGGAATATTGACTCCCTGAGGGCCCTTATGGGCCCCACGTGGCCGAACCTAATCAATGAAAACGTCATTAGGGGGATTATTAATACGAGGAATATCAACATTGCCTTAACCTGGATGTCCCTGAAGAACTCCTTCAGGGACCTGTTAACGAAAACCCTGTAGTGAACGGTAAAGTTCGTGGCACCTAGGATCATTAAGAAGACGGTGATGGTTTCTATGGCTACGGAGTGGAAGTATCCTATGCTTAGGTCGTGGCTACTCATACCACCCGTCCCAAGGCCCGTCATTGAGTGTATGACTGCGTCGAAGAGGTTCATTCCATTTATATAGTATAGGTAAACTCCCAGGATCGTTAGCAATGTGTAGATCTGCACGATTATTTTGGCGGTGTTGACGAAGTTTGGCAGAATTCTCTCACTCCTCGCTTCCGCCCTGTAAAGCCTCGCGGCAGCAACTCCCGGTCTTATTAGAACCGTCAGGGCAACTAGAACTATTCCTATCCCACCAAGCCACTGCATCCACGCCCTCCAGAAGAGTAAAATCTTCGGGTAACTCTCGAGGTGGTTCATCATGGTTAGTCCAGTACCCGTCCAAGCGCTCATGGTTTCGAAGTAGGAATCTATGAAACTCATCTTTGCTATCGCCATAAAAGGAACGACGCTCACGAATGAAGCGAATAACCAAACGAAGGCCGAGGCCATCATAGCCTGCCTCAAGTTTACGTCTTCAACTTGCTCTATGTGCCGGGAGAGGTAGTATCCCAGGAGTATACACGCAACCCCAGGGATTGCAAAGTACACCGAGAGCTTTATCTCATCTGGATAAAACCACACAAGGAGTACGGGAACTAAATACGCTAATCCAACACCTTGAAGAATTGCCCCTATCAGATTCCTTATTACGAATATGTCCTCCGAGATATTGATGAATCTCCTTAATTTAGCCATCGGCCAGAAGTGGGGAGAATTCGATAAAAGGTTTTTGATCAGAGAACAGTTAAAATGCTATCCTCCCCGCCGGGCAACACGAGAGGTCTTGAGAGATGCTTCCTTGCATCTGGAGGAACTTCATATATCTTTCTCTTTAAATCTCTCGGCTTTTCCACAGGAATTAATATCTTGGGCATCTTAAAGCCACAATGCTTGCACTTAAGGTAGTTACCTTTGCTCTTCATGGTTCCTCCACATTTGGGGCATTTGGGCTTCTTCAGCTCTATCCTCGGGACAAGCCTTATGGGATAGAACTTCTCGAGGTTTACAGTTAAAACTCCTTCATGCTCCTTAACGCCCCCGGCAACTATTATCTCGTCCCCAGGGAGGAGCTTTCTTACATAATTCCTGAACTTCTTCGTTGGCTCAAATGCCGCAATCCTAATCTTTCCGGTTTCATCCTCGAGTTCGAAGAACACGTGCCTTCCTTTTTCCCAGTACCTGCTTGCCACTTTTCCTCGGATTATCACGCTGTCGTAGAGCTTTACATCTTTGATCTTCTTTGGGACTAGGTGGTCGTCGGTACTCTGGTTTGTCTTGTAGAGCTGAAACATCACAACCTTCTCCTCTATTTTCACTTCTTCAAAGGCCTGCAGAACCTTTCTTTCGTCAATGCCCCTTATTCCAACGAGAACTGGATCCTTCCCGTGGGGAGTTATCAGCACGGTTCCCTTGTAGGGATCGACGTTGTCATAAGTGAACGGGTAAAATCTTCTGTCCATCTCGAATATTGAATCCCTATCAACTTTTCTTTCCTTCTCCCTGTTTCTGGGGTCTCTGTATGCGAGGAGCTCATATGTATATCTCTCAAGGGGGTAGCCAATTGCTGCGAGGGCCCCAATTATTCCCCTGCCGAGCTTGAACTTCACTATTTCAGCTCCTACATTCTTCGCTACTTTTTCTGCTTCCTCTATTGTAACGTGCTCCCTCAATGCCCTTAATGAGAATTCTGTTAGTTCCTGGGGCACTTTACTTTTAAGGAAGGCTATCCCAGGATTTGTGTTTTCATGAGAAAAATCGGCGAGCTCTTTAACCTTCGTTATTACGAGAGTTTTTGCTTCTTCAATGTACTCCTCTTCAATATCGAAGGTTAGGGCAACGGCACCATTTCCCCTCGTCTTATAAGGAATGTTAGGGTTTAGTCTGATAAGCCTGGGGAGATCTAAGGGCTCTCCTAACCTCGAGAGCTCTCTGTAGAGGAGCGCTCCGAGATAAGTTGTGCACATCCCGTTCGGTGAATCTGTGTCATCAATTCCTATATGCAGGAGCACGTGATGTGTGGGGAGAGGGGGTTTAAAAATCTTCGAGGAGCTTTAGTGCTCTATCAAATAAAGCTTATTTATACTCTTCTCTATCTTCAGCACATGAAGGGGCTAACACACGTCGATGAAAAAGGTGTAAAGATGGTCGAGATAGGCCACAAGGATGTCGTCTATAGAAGGGCAGTAGCAAAGGGCAGGATAAGGTTGAGGCCTGAAACCGTAAAGCTAATCAGGGAAGGGAAAATAGAAAAGGGGAACGTCCTCGCCGCAGCCCAGATAGCTGGAATTTTAGCCGTAAAGAGGACTCCAGAGCTAATCCCCCTCTGCCATCCAATCCCCCTCACCGGCGTTGACATAACCTTTGAGTTCGGCGAAGATTACATTGAGGTAACATGCGAGGTTAGGGCTTATTACAAGACGGGCGTTGAAATGGAGGCCTTGACCGGTGCTACAGTGGCCTTACTAACGATATGGGACATGGTGAAGGCTGTAGAGAAGGATGAAAGGGGCCAATACCCCTACACTAGGATTGAAGAAGTCAGGGTTATTGAGAAGGTCAAGTCTTACAGTAGCCAATGAGGTAGTATTCGAAGATCTTCGTTATTGCTGAGCCAAGGACTCCACCCAACATAACTCCAATAAAGGAGAGTTCGGGTTTCCACATGCCAACTAGCCCTCCAATCGCCATGGCAAACCCTAGTGTTATCCCGACCAGTGCGGCCTTTGTGCTCTTCTTAACCTCCTTGAGGATGAGCCTCATTAGGCCTTTCTCATCTTTAACAAGATACTCCATCTCTCCTATCTTCTTATCACCTCTAGCTAGGAATTTCCTGCCTTCGTGCTCCACTATGTACACATACTTCCCAAACGTGGAGTATATGAAGTATTCAACGAGACTTTCAAGCTCATAACCCTCTCCAACAACTTCAATAACATGAAATCCCATCGATTTGAACTTGTTTGGGTCTTCCTTGACTTTCTTAGCTAGGAACTTTGGCCTTAAAATTTTCTCCCACATCACAGGTTCACCGCCCTCGTCATTGCTCCGTCAAAAACTATCGTTGAGCCGAGCATGTACTCGGCATTTTCGCTCAGAAGGAAGTCAATTAGGGCACCCAACTCTTCCCACCTTCCGGTTCTCTTTAGCGGTGTTCTCTCAATAACCTCTCTCCTCCAGAATTCTTCTGGATCAATGCCCCTCTCTTCGGCGAGCTTTGCCAAGTTTTCCCTTGCCCCAGGGGTATCAAAGCTTCCCAGCAACACCGTGTACGCCCTTATCCCCCTCCCACCATATGATCTTGATATTCCTTTGGCTAGCTGTATCAGTCCTGCTCTCGCAGAATCCGCAAGCAAGAGAGGCGGCATTGGCTCCAAGACTGAAGCCGAGCTTAGATAAATTATTACCCCTTTCATCTTCTTCTCGAGCCATGCCTGAACTAAAAGCGTTGTTAGATATCCTGGGGAGGCAAGATGAAGCAGGGAAGCTTCTGCCCAGTCCATGTACCTAGCTTCATGAACCATACAGGGCTCGCACCTAACGTTTGGGGCATTCCATATTAGGGCATCAATACTCCCAAGGGCCTCCCAGGCGTTCTTTACTAGCCTTTTTAGGTCATCTTTAACGAGGAGGTCCGCCTTAAAGTATTCAACATTTCCAAAATCTCTAAGTTTTTCATAAGCTTTTTTGAGGTTATCTATGTTGCTCGATGATATTACTATAGAGTGCCCCCTCTTAAGTAGCTCCCTTGCAACGTTAAAGCCAATCCCCCTCGATGATGCCGTGATCAGGACGTTCATACGTATTCATCAATGCTCTATTCCTATTAAAGTGTTCCGTTTTGGCTGGGCAAAAGTGTTCCTTTGTCTAAAATATTTCAAAAGCTTAATACATTCTCTGAATGTTTTCAATATTGATGATATGTCAATGCGAAGGTTTTGGTGAGATGGCAAGTGGTAGGGAAACTTGGCCACTAAAGGTGGTGAACATGAGGTTTGCACCTGTGGTGAGAGAGATAAAACCAAGCCCTTTAAGGTCGCGGTCATCAGTGCAGGGTTTGCTGGACTTTCAGCGGCTTGCAATCTAGCGTGTAGGGGCTTTGAAGTCCATGTATACGACAAGATGCCAGAGCCGGGAGGAATGGTTGCATTTGGAATTTCGGAGTGGAGGATTCCAATAAAGAGTGGGAGAGAGGGTGTTAAGGAAATTGAAAAGCTCGGAGTAGTGTTCCACATGAGAACGAAGGTTGTCTATGACTCGCCGGAGGAGCTGGGTGACGAGTGGGCGGAGAGGTTTATCTCCCTAGAGAAGCTGATGAACGAGTTCGATGCAATCCTAATAGCTACGGGGGCATGGAGGCCGAGGATCCTTAGGATTCCTGGGCACGACCTTCCGGGAGTCATGGATGCCTTAAGCACCCTTGTCAGAATAAAGATGGTGAGGATAGGGTACCTCCCGGAGAGTGAACTCTCAGACTTTGAGGGAAAGAAGGTTATAGTGGTTGGTGCAGGATACACGGCAGTTGACATGGCTAAGGAGGCCCAGCTCCTTGGAGCGAGGGAAGTGACAATAGCCTACAGGAGATCGCTGGAGCACAGCTACGCAAAAGCTGAGATTAAAAAGCTAATAAATAAGGGAGTTAAATTCATTGAGTACGTTACCTCTGAGAGGGCAATCGGGGATGAGAGAGTTAGGGAAGTCGAGTTCGCAAAGACAAAGATCGTTGGGGAAGTGTTATTAAGACCGATGACCGGGTTACAATTCCGGCGGACTACCTGATGTTCGCTATAGGCCAAATCCCAACGAACCCAATTAGGGAGATAACATGCGCAAACGAAGAGATACTCAAGGACTCTGGGATATTCTTAGCTGGGGATGGAATAAGCCCCAGGAACATAGGGACGGCAATACTTGAGGGCAAAAGAGTAGCTGGGGAAATAGAAGAGTGGCTGATAACCCACGTGCCCAGGAGATTACTCCCCCCGACCTTGGCGGGCAGGCTGATAGCGGAGGTCATCGAGGGCAAATGCTAACTT
It encodes:
- the cyaB gene encoding class IV adenylate cyclase, which produces MYEVELKGYATDEIFERVREKFEFMRKEIHEDIYYQHPCRDFSKTDEALRIRIKRFNGHFEAFLTYKGPKIDPRSKTRLEIEVEIDDVDKYSQLLEALGFKEVLTIVKTREKYYVDKGVTITLDEVEGLGKFIEIETLVKEKEEIPGAVERLERILKELGVERFERRSYLELLLETSQISQRT
- a CDS encoding FAD-dependent oxidoreductase, yielding MATKGGEHEVCTCGERDKTKPFKVAVISAGFAGLSAACNLACRGFEVHVYDKMPEPGGMVAFGISEWRIPIKSGREGVKEIEKLGVVFHMRTKVVYDSPEELGDEWAERFISLEKLMNEFDAILIATGAWRPRILRIPGHDLPGVMDALSTLVRIKMVRIGYLPESELSDFEGKKVIVVGAGYTAVDMAKEAQLLGAREVTIAYRRSLEHSYAKAEIKKLINKGVKFIEYVTSERAIGDERVREVEFAKTKIVGEVLLRPMTGLQFRRTT
- the tiaS gene encoding tRNA(Ile2) 2-agmatinylcytidine synthetase TiaS; protein product: MLLHIGIDDTDSPNGMCTTYLGALLYRELSRLGEPLDLPRLIRLNPNIPYKTRGNGAVALTFDIEEEYIEEAKTLVITKVKELADFSHENTNPGIAFLKSKVPQELTEFSLRALREHVTIEEAEKVAKNVGAEIVKFKLGRGIIGALAAIGYPLERYTYELLAYRDPRNREKERKVDRDSIFEMDRRFYPFTYDNVDPYKGTVLITPHGKDPVLVGIRGIDERKVLQAFEEVKIEEKVVMFQLYKTNQSTDDHLVPKKIKDVKLYDSVIIRGKVASRYWEKGRHVFFELEDETGKIRIAAFEPTKKFRNYVRKLLPGDEIIVAGGVKEHEGVLTVNLEKFYPIRLVPRIELKKPKCPKCGGTMKSKGNYLKCKHCGFKMPKILIPVEKPRDLKRKIYEVPPDARKHLSRPLVLPGGEDSILTVL
- a CDS encoding ABC transporter permease subunit, with translation MKVPWRGLSKIMGIYLVAVLVTIIIAGAAGAKLAKNYASEALGYIKATNPEFYNTLKENATKMGISVEEYYYRLILSRVSKSDNVLSIGIGMLKKSREYLHNTPNLNIGEAVKVTIIIISISLILIVLSGVYIGLKFRGSKSIDIISRFFVGIPSWWLGTIFIIILAVKLNLIPLGNAKISPSYYIFAILVLVFIHAWEIASYVSHESIKELKQPYINAEKAKGVPENIILWRHVLKNISIALSSITFQKFSDIFIDFIAVDVLFGLGGLGSLLKWSFIREIDPPYGIVVQFNYHLFFVVTFIMILLFMAFSMGIEVIKGILDPRVSTNER
- a CDS encoding TrkH family potassium uptake protein; the protein is MAKLRRFINISEDIFVIRNLIGAILQGVGLAYLVPVLLVWFYPDEIKLSVYFAIPGVACILLGYYLSRHIEQVEDVNLRQAMMASAFVWLFASFVSVVPFMAIAKMSFIDSYFETMSAWTGTGLTMMNHLESYPKILLFWRAWMQWLGGIGIVLVALTVLIRPGVAAARLYRAEARSERILPNFVNTAKIIVQIYTLLTILGVYLYYINGMNLFDAVIHSMTGLGTGGMSSHDLSIGYFHSVAIETITVFLMILGATNFTVHYRVFVNRSLKEFFRDIQVKAMLIFLVLIIPLMTFSLIRFGHVGPIRALRESIFHAVSAITCTGFGISDLSKYPEADKVLLSLLMVIGGSAGSTAGGIKLIRVALTFESLKWTIEQAILPKGAVIRKKVANYEFSEEEIQEVLGFTMTYFAFLLTGAMYMMLRLGAKFADALFESASAIGNVGLSVGITSPGLPPDVKIVLTLLMWIGRLEIFPTLVFLVGVAMMLPRRAEK
- a CDS encoding ABC transporter permease subunit, whose amino-acid sequence is MKGKIGMVLILCFVIFALLANFTVSREDLDNWNNANYWVNNPKLAYPTWLCPLYKKTPTIEAEVFNGTFVYEHRFRDRPNDILFYIHDGTRIVEIKVIRPDGRIVIFKGKVRNNVISLNSDMREATISQLHIPIEKAMLKSSTFLLFSKIPDLDVLNGRYIFIVSGAEKVKVLGNCYGFLGTDRFGRDMWVGFILGMNNTLILTALVVGLTLLLGITVGIASMYSEIINWMLEVLTALPVFPFLLILTWLIATQGVGYNVRVSTLEFSVIFSLLTFGKFAKTVRMISLKERAMEYVRASIAIGGGETWVLKKHIMPKILEFSIRHVTFLVPRTIALVSIFGFFGLSPGINWGTYIIEAMNEGALYGGYWWWIIAPIIAMGVISLGFAMLSEELPKS
- a CDS encoding SDR family oxidoreductase, which encodes MNVLITASSRGIGFNVARELLKRGHSIVISSSNIDNLKKAYEKLRDFGNVEYFKADLLVKDDLKRLVKNAWEALGSIDALIWNAPNVRCEPCMVHEARYMDWAEASLLHLASPGYLTTLLVQAWLEKKMKGVIIYLSSASVLEPMPPLLLADSARAGLIQLAKGISRSYGGRGIRAYTVLLGSFDTPGARENLAKLAEERGIDPEEFWRREVIERTPLKRTGRWEELGALIDFLLSENAEYMLGSTIVFDGAMTRAVNL
- a CDS encoding energy-coupling factor ABC transporter ATP-binding protein, translated to MNIIEVENVSFRYRGSPKYSLRDITLSIKDGEFIGIIGSSGSGKSTFCLTLNGIIPHSIQGEFEGNVIVDGMNTREHSVAELSTKVGLVFQNPDSQIFNMTVLEEVAFALENLGIEREEMWRRIRWALKLVGLWNKREEFPPNLSGGEKQRLAIASVLVMKPKVLVLDEPTSQLDPGGKRSVLSLVNLLNKEEKMTIVLVEHNPEFLLENADRIFVFEKGMVVMEGKPEEIFEDVEALERIGVRVPSRVKIGYELKKRGLSDKAVLKINEIRRILYESSLERTE
- the moaC gene encoding cyclic pyranopterin monophosphate synthase MoaC — its product is MKGLTHVDEKGVKMVEIGHKDVVYRRAVAKGRIRLRPETVKLIREGKIEKGNVLAAAQIAGILAVKRTPELIPLCHPIPLTGVDITFEFGEDYIEVTCEVRAYYKTGVEMEALTGATVALLTIWDMVKAVEKDERGQYPYTRIEEVRVIEKVKSYSSQ